The following proteins are co-located in the Polymorphospora rubra genome:
- a CDS encoding DUF6941 family protein produces MASPVEAQLILCDAAQAVSGKIHMLGAGWSMTSSPTAPHAVAVLIKVPWDRANQQLPLKLQLLEADGNPVKVTASDGEVPIGADANIEVGRPPGLAPGTMLDASFALNIPSLPLPPGRYEWRMSFAGQEFVQSFTVRK; encoded by the coding sequence ATGGCGTCCCCCGTTGAGGCGCAGCTCATCCTTTGCGACGCTGCGCAGGCCGTGTCTGGCAAAATCCACATGTTGGGCGCCGGCTGGTCAATGACTTCGTCCCCGACCGCACCTCATGCGGTAGCTGTACTCATCAAGGTTCCATGGGACCGGGCGAATCAGCAGCTACCACTAAAGTTGCAGCTACTCGAAGCCGACGGAAATCCGGTCAAGGTCACAGCAAGTGACGGCGAGGTCCCAATCGGCGCAGACGCCAACATTGAGGTTGGTCGGCCGCCCGGTCTCGCGCCTGGAACGATGCTCGACGCCTCGTTCGCACTGAACATCCCTTCCCTCCCGCTTCCCCCAGGGCGCTACGAATGGCGCATGAGCTTCGCGGGACAGGAGTTCGTCCAGTCGTTCACGGTTCGCAAGTAG
- a CDS encoding transposase produces MRRHSPSFVVRSSICSRPGRSVAELVRDLEISDQTIYNWRRQELIDTGQVSGVTSADQAELVAARRRIAELETELAVHRRAAELLKEVVPPKDRYAVIKRMAAEGLPVEVCGGCCRYPPPGTTPGVTGHRCHGRCVTSG; encoded by the coding sequence TTGAGGAGACACTCCCCGAGTTTCGTCGTAAGGTCCTCGATCTGCTCAAGGCCCGGCCGGTCGGTCGCGGAGCTGGTCCGGGACCTGGAGATCAGTGATCAGACGATCTACAACTGGCGCCGCCAGGAGCTGATCGACACCGGCCAGGTGTCCGGCGTCACCTCCGCCGATCAGGCGGAGCTGGTTGCCGCCCGGCGGCGTATCGCCGAGCTGGAGACCGAGCTGGCCGTGCACCGACGCGCCGCTGAACTACTCAAGGAGGTGGTGCCCCCAAAAGACCGGTACGCGGTCATCAAGCGGATGGCCGCTGAAGGGCTGCCCGTCGAGGTCTGTGGCGGGTGCTGCAGGTATCCGCCTCCGGGTACTACGCCTGGCGTGACCGGCCACCGTTGCCACGGGCGCTGCGTCACGTCTGGCTGA